The following proteins are co-located in the Nerophis ophidion isolate RoL-2023_Sa linkage group LG04, RoL_Noph_v1.0, whole genome shotgun sequence genome:
- the LOC133551749 gene encoding hexokinase-2-like yields the protein MNNNKRKRSEDIYTLHSDGIPADTLNKVKTYLNQFTLSLEVLQKVSARLERELKRGLGKHSHHKASVQMLPTFVTATPDGTEKGDFLALDLGGTNFRVLHVRVVEEEQKMLKMDSQICAIPKEMMLGSGEQLFDHIATCLCEFLASKNLKGRRLPLGFTFSFPCDQKNIDKCILIRWTKGFRCSGVVGKDVAGLLKEAIHRRKDDEDIGSIAMVNDTVGTMMSCGFKDQSCEIGMIIGTGTNACYMEETKNVKRIESSDGRMCINTEWGGFGDNGSLKDIQTEFDVIVDKTSINPGIHTFEKMISGMYLGEIVRLLLVKMTKDHLLFKGQTSEALLTPGSFETKYISDIEEEDVGLQNGSRILTKLGLTWDPIDVRVVRLVCDTISSRSACLCAAALATLVNRIRVNRGLDHLKTTVGIDGTVYRKHPNFSEELQATVSLLAPKCDITYLLSEDGSGKGAAMVTAVAQRLARQSRLLEESDGEDSDEEDED from the exons ATGAACAATAACAAGAGAAAAAGGAGTGAAGATATCTACACACTACACAGTGACGGCATCCCCGCTGACACGCTCAATAAG GTGAAAACTTACCTGAACCAGTTCACTTTGTCTCTGGAGGTCCTACAGAAAGTTTCGGCTCGACTGGAACGAGAACTGAAGCGAGGCTTGGGAAAACACTCCCATCACAAGGCATCCGTCCAGATGTTGCCCACTTTCGTCACGGCAACGCCAGATGGAACAG AAAAAGGCGACTTCTTGGCTTTAGATCTTGGCGGGACAAACTTCCGGGTGCTCCATGTACGAGTGGTGGAGGAGGAGCAGAAGATGCTAAAGATGGACAGTCAGATCTGCGCCATCCCTAAGGAGATGATGCTGGGAAGCGGTGAACAG TTGTTTGACCACATCGCCACCTGTCTATGTGAATTTCTGGCCTCAAAGAATCTGAAAGGGAGACGTCTCCCTCTCGGCTTCACCTTCTCCTTCCCCTGCGATCAGAAGAATATTGACAAG TGCATTTTGATTCGTTGGACCAAAGGCTTCCGGTGCTCTGGAGTGGTTGGAAAAGATGTAGCAGGGCTACTGAAAGAAGCCATACACAGAAGAAAG GATGATGAGGATATCGGTTCCATAGCTATGGTAAACGACACTGTGGGCACCATGATGAGCTGCGGCTTCAAGGACCAAAGCTGCGAGATTGGCATGATCATCG GCACGGGTACCAACGCGTGCTACATGGAGGAGACTAAGAACGTGAAGCGCATCGAGAGCTCGGACGGACGCATGTGCATCAACACCGAGTGGGGGGGCTTCGGAGATAACGGCTCACTCAAAGACATCCAGACGGAGTTTGACGTCATTGTAGACAAGACTTCCATCAACCCCGGCATCCACAC CTTTGAGAAGATGATCAGCGGCATGTATTTGGGGGAGATTGTGCGTCTGCTGCTGGTGAAGATGACTAAGGACCATTTGCTGTTCAAGGGACAGACATCGGAAGCGCTGTTGACACCGGGCAGCTTTGAGACAAAATACATCTCGGACATTGAAGA GGAGGACGTCGGTCTGCAGAACGGAAGCAGAATTCTGACCAAGTTGGGTCTGACATGGGACCCGATTGACGTCCGCGTGGTGCGTCTGGTCTGCGACACCATCTCCTCGCGCTCGGCTTGCCTCTGCGCCGCAGCCCTGGCAACCCTCGTCAACCGTATTCGGGTCAACCGTGGCCTGGACCACCTCAAAACAACTGTGGGGATTGATGGGACCGTTTACAGAAAACACCCCAA TTTCAGTGAGGAGCTCCAGGCCACAGTCAGCCTCCTGGCCCCCAAGTGTGACATCACCTACCTTCTCTCGGAGGATGGCAGCGGGAAAGGTGCTGCCATGGTAACGGCCGTGGCGCAGAGGCTAGCTCGCCAGTCCCGACTGTTAGAGGAGAGTGACGGCGAGGACAGCGACGAGGAGGACGAAGACTGA